The genomic region CACAACTAAGATTCAGGAACTTGCAGAGCAATATGGTTATGAGATTGAATTTCCAAAGAAGGCAGGAGTAGAGACTGATGGTAATATCTATTATTTTGTATATAATATAAAAGTAAAAACTAAGATGAGTGTTAAAAAACTTAAGATAAGCATACAATATATTATGTACGATAATAACCAGTGGGTAGGGTTAATAACTGGCATAAAATAAAAAAGGTTTTACTTTCTTCTAAATTTCTTTATTATAACTATATCTATAGCTAATAGTCCAGCTAATAGGGCTAATGACTCACTTAAATTACTAAGAGAATTATTAACTTCATTATTACAAGTTTTGGTTGTAGCATTTTCGTTTAATACTTTCCCATTAATTGTTTTGTAAGAGCATATATGACTATTAATTAAATACACAGAACCATTTATTATCGTTAAATTCTTTATAATTGAATTAACTAAAGTAGCATTATGGTTTATTATGACAACATTACATATATAAGCGTCTTTCATTAATGTTCCATTAAAGTCCTTAATAAATGTGTACGGCAATAGTATAAATTGATCATTTGGTATACTAGGTATAATATTAAGTGTAGAATAACTTAAAGTTGTTGGGAAAGATATTGGAATTCCATTATATGAAGTACCATAAACATATATACACCATTCACCGCTAAGTCCTTCTGCAGAAAGGCCTAAAGGATTAGATTTTTCACATGGTGTAGTAACTTTACCAAACCATTCTCCTTTAGAATAGTTTAGTGGCACTGAAAAATCTAAATCTAAAGAATCGAAATTATCTTTCATATAAGAGGGAATAATTACTGCATTAAATGTTCCAAAGTTTACATTTGTTCCATTTTCATAAGTTATAGAAGCTATTATACCTAGAGTTTCATTCTCATATATACTACCATTAGGTACCGTAGTTACTATTACCCTTAAAGTGCAGGACGATATATAAACTTGTGTAAATCCCTCACCATAGACCATATGATCAGTAGAATTGTAATTTGCTACTGAAACTATTTTATAATAACCTCTAGATATATTATGTGGAAGCGAAATTTCACCCACATAGAATATTGAATTTGCATAACTTATCGCGTTTATAGAAAAAGAATAAACTAATTGATTATCTGCATTATAGAGTTTTACTGTAACGTTTGGAGCTACAAGAGAGAGCAGTGCTATGCCTATGGTAAAATTGCATCCATCTGCTATAGAAACTGGCTCAGTGAATGCAGCTGGTATAATATAAGGAATTAAATAAATTCCTTCAACAAACTCAGAAAATCCAAATACGCAACTTATTCTTATAATGTAAATACCACCAAAAGGTGTTGTTGGAGCAAAGCATCCATAAATATAAGATCCGTTATTAACTATCATATATAAATAGCCTTGTATAAGATTTTCGGCTGATAGATTAGTTTTATTAATTATTTCAAACGTACACGTAGTTATATTATACTGATATAAAAACGCAGTAAAAACTCCATTAGCTTTAGCGGCTGAACCATTAGCATATAATAGTTCAGCTATTACCTTTATTCCAATAGGACTAGGATAAAGTGCTACTTGAGGGCATAAGAACATAGCTTGCAATCCAACAAGTATATAAGTTCCAGCTTTATCGTTACCTTGAGTCACTACTACTTCTTGAATTCCACTACCTTTAGCTGTAAAGTAACCTATCCAATAAGTACCGTTATAAACTAGAGGGAATTTCTCTAGGATATTACTTCCATTATAAACATATCCTGTAACTGGAACTAAAGGAGAGGCCTTTACTATAACCTTAACTAGTTGACCATCATTATACGTAATATTAGAAACTGCAACACTAATTGTACTCTCATTTCTTATTAATGAAATAAAATATCCAGCATTTATATATCCAAGTCCAGAAACCGGATTATAAGAACTGTTTTTAATATAATATGGCGTATTATATCCAAAAGTTACTTGCTCAAGTGCTTTAGTTCCTTTTAGACTATAAATTAAAGGATTTATAAAGCCAAATTTACCATGAACTTGAGTTGCTAAATCTATTATTCCAGCAACAATTGGTGAAGCTACTGAAGTACCACCAATTAAATACTCTTCTCCATAGTAATATATTACTGGTACTCCAGTGTATGGATTAGCATCAGCTATAACATCTGGCACTTCTCTAAATCCCTTAACTCCTTGATACCAAGGAGATGGAAAAACACTACTAAAGCCACCAGTAGATGCGCCATATATGCTTTCTCCACTCCATGCCTCTTGAATAGTTTTGTTACAGGAATAATATAAGGTAGAACCACCTACTGCTAAAACATATGGGTCACTCGCTGGAATCAATAATCCACCTTGTGGAGATAAGAAAAAGTTATATCCATTTCCTCCATAATCTCCGCTTGCTGCAACAAAAGTTATTCCTTCAACTTCGCCTAGCCAATATTCGTAGGTTAATGATTGTAAGTAAGATAATGGTATTAAACCTAAATCAAAATATATTTCTGGAATCCCAAAGCTTTGTGATACAACGCTTACTTTATCTTGTTGATCAACAAAAGCTATTATTGCAGGTAATGGGACGTTTGGATTAGCCACATAAAGTATTATCCCTGCGGCTGGGGCTATAGAATGAGAATATTCTACATCTAAGGAAATTTCCAAAGCCCAACCGCTTTCAATACCTTGATTGGGATTATATGGTCCTATAGGACATAAAATAAATCTAGGGGGATTTTGTATATTGAACTTCTTATCAAAACATATTAATTGTTGATAAATATATGGATCTCCACAAAAGTCTATTATTCCAATATTTGTTCCATTACCCATAATTCCTCGAGAATATAAGGTAGTTACATTATAGGCTTCTCTTAATATACAAGGATAAATCACATTATAGGCTATTGCTTGAGAATAATTATATAAAGTATTAGGCTTTTGTAAAATCTGAGAAGTAATATTAGTTGAAAATACTAAAGCATTACCTATACTTACTGGTGGATCTCCTAGGAATTCGTAGAACTTTATATCGTGAAAGTTAATTACGTAAAATTTACCGTTAAGTGCTTTTTCAAAACTACATACTTTGCCAGTAGCTAGTATTACATTCATATATACTGAAGTTTGTATTCCAAATCGTGTTAAGTATGCTACAGCTTTTATAATTTCATTATTAGGAATGAAAAGTTTATACATGCAAGTCTTGTTAAGAATAATATGATTTTCTATGTCTAATTGCAATTTTGCTAAATTTTTAGGCTGCTCTACTATAGCTACTGTAACAATACAGTTGGGATTTAATTCTTGTAAATTATGATAATTACTTACATTACTAGGAGAATAGAATGGAATCAGCTGTGTTATTAAAATTGCCATTATTACTAATATCTTTAACATAATTATACTTGTTGGCTAGGACTCAAAAACTTTTTCATGACACCTAAAAGTCTTTTATTTTTAAGTAATACTTTATAATTATGGAAGAGGAGTTCACATTATTATTACCAAGTTTTAATGCTTATGACTTTTTCAGTAATCCATCAAATATAATAAAATTTATACCATTATTTAAGAGTATTTCACAAATATCTGATAATGAATTTATTGTTAGCATTGGTTGGATCTTAAATGTAAAAATTAACGTAAAAAGAATTTTAGCAAAAAACAGAATTAGTTATATTATATCTAGGAGTGAACAACCTAGAATAACGGGCAAATTAGACCACATATTTGAGCCTTTACAAGGAAATACTAACTTAACCAAAGTTAAGATAATTTTCTACTATAAAGGACCTTTAGAAAAATTGGTCAAAATAGAATCAAGAAGGTTCTACAATAAAGTTAAGGACGAAATTGACCAGCATAATAAAGAAGAAGTTTCTGATATTGAATTTGATAATATACTAAATCAAATGAAGACAATATTATCTGGTATTATAAAAACTGATGATGAATTTGATATGCTAATTAATAAAGCTGTTATGGAAAGTATAAATTCAGAAATAGCGCTTATAATAGGCTCTGATAGAAATAGCATGAAGTTCCTTTTTGATAAAGGTAATCTTATAAAAGAAAAGGGTAGTGTAGAAAACATAAAGTCTGGAATGAAGTTTGTAATGAAGAAAAAAGAATAAAAACATTAAGTTAATGTTAAGAGAGATGTACAAAATACCAGAAGATGGAGAGAAAATTCAATTTAAAGATGGCAAATGGATTACCCCAAATAAGCCTATTATTTTGTATATTGAGGGTGATGGAATAGGTCCAGAAATCGTAAAATCAACAATTGATGTAATAAATAAGGCTGTAGAACTAAAATATAAAGATAATAGAGAAATTAAATGGGTAGAAGTTCTAGCTGGAAACAAAGCTGCTCAACTTGTTGGAGATAGATTCCCAAAAGATACACAAGACATGTTAAAAGAATACAGAGTTGTATTAAAAGGCCCTATGGAAACTCCCATAGGTAAAGGTTGGAAATCTGTTAATGTTGCAATAAGGATAATGCTCGACCTTTATGCCAATATAAGACCAGTAAAATACATAGAAGGACTAGAAAGTCCTATAAAAAATCCTGAGAGAGTGAATATGATAATATTTAGAGAAAATACAGATGATTTATATAGGGGAATAGAATATCCGTATAATTCTCCAGAAGCAGAAAAAATTAGAAAATTTATAAGAGAAGAACTAAAAGTTGATATAGAAGATGATACTGGTATAGGATTTAAAATAATTAGTAAGTTCAAAACTCAAAGAATTACTAGAATGGCAATAAAATACGCACTACAAAATTCCAGAAAGAGAATAACCATCATGCACAAAGGCAATGTAATGAAATATACGGAAGGAGCTTTCAGAGAATGGGCTTATGAAACAGCAATTAACGAGTTTAGAGATTTTATAGTTACAGAAGAGGAGGTTACAACTAAATATGGAGGAAAAATTCCAGACGGCAAAATACTTATTAACGATAGAATAGCGGATAATATGTTCCAACAAATTATTACTAGGCCTGAAGATTATGACATAATCCTTGCTCCTAATGTGAATGGAGACTATATTTCAGACGCTGCGGGTGCGTTAATAGGTAATATAGGTATGCTTGGTGGAGCTAACGTAGGTGACAACGCAGGTATGTTTGAAGCAGTACATGGAACAGCTCCTAAATACGCTGGGAAAAATGTTGCTAATCCTACAGGAATGATAAGAGGTGGAGAGCTAATGTTAAGATTCATGGGGTGGATAGAAGCGGCCGATCTCATAGATAAAGCGATTGTAGAAGCAATAAAACAGAAGAAAGTTACTCAAGATCTTGCAAGGTATATGAATGTAAAACCGTTGTCTACTACAGAATATACTCAAG from Acidianus ambivalens harbors:
- a CDS encoding S53 family peptidase; its protein translation is MLKILVIMAILITQLIPFYSPSNVSNYHNLQELNPNCIVTVAIVEQPKNLAKLQLDIENHIILNKTCMYKLFIPNNEIIKAVAYLTRFGIQTSVYMNVILATGKVCSFEKALNGKFYVINFHDIKFYEFLGDPPVSIGNALVFSTNITSQILQKPNTLYNYSQAIAYNVIYPCILREAYNVTTLYSRGIMGNGTNIGIIDFCGDPYIYQQLICFDKKFNIQNPPRFILCPIGPYNPNQGIESGWALEISLDVEYSHSIAPAAGIILYVANPNVPLPAIIAFVDQQDKVSVVSQSFGIPEIYFDLGLIPLSYLQSLTYEYWLGEVEGITFVAASGDYGGNGYNFFLSPQGGLLIPASDPYVLAVGGSTLYYSCNKTIQEAWSGESIYGASTGGFSSVFPSPWYQGVKGFREVPDVIADANPYTGVPVIYYYGEEYLIGGTSVASPIVAGIIDLATQVHGKFGFINPLIYSLKGTKALEQVTFGYNTPYYIKNSSYNPVSGLGYINAGYFISLIRNESTISVAVSNITYNDGQLVKVIVKASPLVPVTGYVYNGSNILEKFPLVYNGTYWIGYFTAKGSGIQEVVVTQGNDKAGTYILVGLQAMFLCPQVALYPSPIGIKVIAELLYANGSAAKANGVFTAFLYQYNITTCTFEIINKTNLSAENLIQGYLYMIVNNGSYIYGCFAPTTPFGGIYIIRISCVFGFSEFVEGIYLIPYIIPAAFTEPVSIADGCNFTIGIALLSLVAPNVTVKLYNADNQLVYSFSINAISYANSIFYVGEISLPHNISRGYYKIVSVANYNSTDHMVYGEGFTQVYISSCTLRVIVTTVPNGSIYENETLGIIASITYENGTNVNFGTFNAVIIPSYMKDNFDSLDLDFSVPLNYSKGEWFGKVTTPCEKSNPLGLSAEGLSGEWCIYVYGTSYNGIPISFPTTLSYSTLNIIPSIPNDQFILLPYTFIKDFNGTLMKDAYICNVVIINHNATLVNSIIKNLTIINGSVYLINSHICSYKTINGKVLNENATTKTCNNEVNNSLSNLSESLALLAGLLAIDIVIIKKFRRK
- a CDS encoding NADP-dependent isocitrate dehydrogenase, with product MYKIPEDGEKIQFKDGKWITPNKPIILYIEGDGIGPEIVKSTIDVINKAVELKYKDNREIKWVEVLAGNKAAQLVGDRFPKDTQDMLKEYRVVLKGPMETPIGKGWKSVNVAIRIMLDLYANIRPVKYIEGLESPIKNPERVNMIIFRENTDDLYRGIEYPYNSPEAEKIRKFIREELKVDIEDDTGIGFKIISKFKTQRITRMAIKYALQNSRKRITIMHKGNVMKYTEGAFREWAYETAINEFRDFIVTEEEVTTKYGGKIPDGKILINDRIADNMFQQIITRPEDYDIILAPNVNGDYISDAAGALIGNIGMLGGANVGDNAGMFEAVHGTAPKYAGKNVANPTGMIRGGELMLRFMGWIEAADLIDKAIVEAIKQKKVTQDLARYMNVKPLSTTEYTQELLNIMETLV